In a genomic window of Amycolatopsis japonica:
- a CDS encoding translation initiation factor eIF-2B alpha/beta/delta subunit family protein: protein MTLPILADSVRLDDEGVHILDRRVFPFEREWVLCRTSEEVAVAIEDMVTQSSGPYFAALGAMVLAAREASGLPDPRAYLRRAGQRIVATRKTNNHLRKAVAAVLSEVDKATGDLVEAAAAGARAGDELYRSRSRALGEHTAALVPDGATVLTHCWADLYLVDFVLAARRRSKEFSFFCTETRPYLQGARLTAETLTEMGADTRLITDGMGAAVLASGEVGALVTAADRVTMDGHVVNKIGTLGLAVAAEAFGVPFHAMVQAPDQAAPTGADVPIEYRDGDEVLSALGHRVAGERARGHYPAFDVTPPRFVTTVVTDRGAFEPGLLREYYAEGEANQ from the coding sequence ATGACGCTGCCGATCCTCGCCGACAGCGTCCGCCTCGACGACGAAGGCGTGCACATCCTCGACCGCCGGGTCTTCCCGTTCGAGCGGGAATGGGTGCTCTGCCGGACCTCGGAAGAGGTCGCGGTCGCCATCGAAGACATGGTCACGCAGTCGTCCGGGCCGTATTTCGCCGCGCTGGGCGCGATGGTGCTCGCCGCGCGCGAGGCGTCCGGGCTCCCGGATCCCCGGGCCTACCTGCGGCGGGCGGGGCAGCGGATCGTCGCGACCCGCAAGACCAACAACCATCTGCGCAAGGCCGTCGCCGCCGTTCTGTCCGAAGTGGACAAAGCGACGGGCGACCTCGTCGAGGCCGCGGCGGCCGGGGCACGAGCGGGTGACGAGTTGTACCGGTCGCGCAGCCGCGCGCTCGGCGAACACACCGCCGCGTTGGTGCCGGACGGGGCGACCGTGCTGACCCACTGCTGGGCGGATCTGTACCTCGTCGACTTCGTGCTCGCCGCACGACGGCGGAGCAAGGAGTTCTCCTTCTTCTGCACGGAAACCCGGCCGTACCTGCAGGGCGCGCGGCTGACCGCCGAGACGCTCACCGAGATGGGCGCAGACACTCGGCTGATCACCGACGGCATGGGTGCCGCGGTGCTGGCCTCAGGTGAGGTCGGAGCGCTGGTGACCGCGGCCGACCGCGTCACCATGGACGGCCACGTCGTCAACAAGATCGGCACGCTGGGGCTCGCGGTGGCGGCGGAGGCGTTCGGCGTGCCGTTCCACGCCATGGTCCAAGCGCCCGACCAGGCCGCGCCGACCGGCGCCGACGTGCCGATCGAATACCGCGACGGCGACGAGGTGCTGAGCGCGCTCGGCCACCGCGTCGCCGGTGAACGCGCCCGGGGGCACTATCCGGCTTTCGACGTGACACCACCGCGTTTCGTGACCACGGTGGTGACCGACCGCGGGGCCTTCGAACCAGGACTGCTCCGCGAGTACTACGCAGAAGGGGAAGCGAACCAGTGA
- a CDS encoding VOC family protein, translating into MAATLHALRIAAHDPRALERFWTGLLGPAIEDTGFRLSFVRSDEPKTRQNQMHFDLTSESLEDQRRTVAKALELGGRHIDIGQLPEETHVVLADPEGNEFCVIEPGNDFLAECGFVGAIASDGSQEVGYFWSKALGWPLVWDQDQETAIRSPHGGPKITWGGPPFTPKTGPNRLRFVLTGPLSEVERLVSLGAARLGAGDDGQVEMADPDGNEFSFLIRETAA; encoded by the coding sequence ATGGCCGCCACCCTGCACGCGCTCCGGATCGCCGCGCACGATCCGCGCGCTCTCGAACGGTTCTGGACCGGACTGCTCGGCCCGGCGATCGAGGACACCGGTTTCCGGCTGAGTTTCGTACGCAGCGACGAACCGAAGACCCGCCAGAACCAGATGCATTTCGACCTGACGAGCGAGTCGCTGGAAGACCAACGCCGGACGGTCGCGAAGGCGCTCGAACTCGGCGGACGGCACATCGACATCGGCCAGCTCCCGGAAGAGACGCACGTCGTGCTCGCCGACCCCGAGGGCAACGAGTTCTGCGTCATCGAGCCGGGCAACGACTTCCTCGCCGAATGCGGTTTCGTCGGCGCCATCGCGAGCGACGGTTCCCAGGAGGTCGGATACTTCTGGAGCAAGGCGCTCGGCTGGCCGCTGGTGTGGGACCAGGACCAGGAGACCGCGATCCGCTCGCCGCACGGTGGTCCGAAGATCACCTGGGGCGGCCCGCCGTTCACCCCGAAGACCGGACCGAACCGGCTGCGTTTCGTTCTGACCGGACCGCTTTCCGAAGTGGAGCGGCTGGTTTCGCTCGGCGCTGCCCGGCTCGGCGCCGGGGATGACGGGCAGGTGGAGATGGCGGATCCCGACGGGAACGAGTTTTCCTTCCTGATACGGGAAACGGCGGCATAA
- a CDS encoding 1,2-dihydroxy-3-keto-5-methylthiopentene dioxygenase has product MTLLTVWPDDRPGEIALRTEDPAVITGELGRLGVRFERWDLVEDLPREVTPEQVLAAYEEPIAKVSAAEGYTFVDAVRMTPSDEPGWADTAAEARQKFLAEHTHDDDEDRFFARGSGVFYLHVGGKVYAVLCEAGDLLSVPANTTHWFDMGTRPDYVSIRFFHDDGGWVGDFTGATLAGDFPGFDELTAGRY; this is encoded by the coding sequence ATGACCCTGCTGACCGTATGGCCGGACGACCGGCCCGGCGAGATCGCGCTCAGGACCGAGGATCCGGCCGTGATCACCGGGGAACTGGGGCGGCTCGGCGTCCGGTTCGAACGGTGGGACCTCGTCGAGGACCTGCCGCGCGAAGTGACGCCCGAGCAGGTGCTGGCCGCCTACGAGGAGCCGATCGCCAAGGTCTCGGCGGCCGAGGGCTACACGTTCGTGGACGCCGTCCGCATGACCCCGTCCGACGAACCCGGCTGGGCGGACACAGCCGCCGAAGCCCGGCAGAAGTTCCTCGCCGAGCACACCCACGACGACGACGAAGACCGCTTCTTCGCGCGCGGGTCCGGGGTGTTCTATCTGCACGTCGGGGGCAAGGTGTACGCGGTGCTGTGCGAGGCGGGGGACCTGCTGAGCGTGCCCGCGAACACCACGCACTGGTTCGACATGGGGACGCGGCCCGACTACGTGTCCATCCGGTTCTTCCACGACGACGGCGGGTGGGTCGGTGACTTCACCGGCGCGACGCTGGCGGGGGACTTCCCGGGGTTCGACGAGCTGACCGCCGGGCGTTACTGA
- the mtnB gene encoding methylthioribulose 1-phosphate dehydratase: protein MSVLELAGRALAEESARFAGLGWMRGTSGNLSVVLGRDPLRVAVTVSGRDKGELTSDDVVLVGEDGLAVADQPHPDKVPSAEAGLHARIAAVSGAGAVIHVHALAPVVAAEHWPDGVELRDLEMLKGFGRAAHDDLVTIPVIANGQDMRVLGDAFEAGFRADTPAVIVARHGIYVWGDDLRHARHRLECLEWLLRFRVETRLVGEERGVR from the coding sequence ATGAGTGTGCTGGAACTCGCGGGACGCGCGCTCGCCGAGGAGTCCGCCCGGTTCGCCGGGCTGGGCTGGATGCGGGGCACGTCCGGCAACCTCTCGGTGGTGCTCGGCCGTGACCCGCTGCGAGTCGCGGTCACCGTCAGCGGACGGGACAAAGGCGAGCTGACCAGCGACGACGTCGTGTTGGTCGGGGAGGACGGGCTGGCCGTCGCGGACCAGCCGCATCCGGACAAGGTGCCCTCGGCCGAGGCGGGACTGCACGCCCGGATCGCGGCCGTGTCGGGCGCGGGCGCGGTGATCCACGTGCACGCGCTCGCGCCGGTGGTGGCCGCCGAGCACTGGCCGGACGGCGTGGAACTGCGCGATCTGGAGATGCTCAAGGGTTTCGGCCGCGCCGCGCACGACGATCTGGTGACCATCCCGGTGATCGCCAACGGCCAGGACATGCGCGTCCTCGGCGACGCGTTCGAGGCCGGGTTCCGGGCGGACACGCCGGCGGTGATCGTCGCGCGGCACGGGATCTACGTCTGGGGCGATGACCTGCGCCACGCGCGTCATCGCCTGGAATGTTTGGAGTGGTTGCTCCGGTTCCGGGTAGAGACAAGACTCGTGGGAGAGGAAAGGGGAGTGCGATGA
- the mtnC gene encoding acireductone synthase codes for MTATLTARWVVLDIEGTLTATSYVHVTLYDYARPRLGPWIDEHPEDPEVAAAVAEIKELGGLPADASTVDVVRVLHGWMDADRKIAPLKTLQGLIWQRGYAEGDLTTEFFGDVAPALRSWHESGLRLAVFSSGSVAGQIASFSRTTDGDVTGLFERHFDTVNAGPKREAPSYRAIASALEAEPGDIVFFSDVPAELDGAAADGWQTVGLAREGEPFGDADFGTHRTIRTFDEIKVVPR; via the coding sequence GTGACCGCAACGCTGACCGCCCGTTGGGTGGTCCTCGACATCGAGGGCACGCTGACCGCGACCAGCTACGTGCACGTGACCCTCTACGACTACGCGCGCCCGCGGCTGGGCCCGTGGATCGACGAGCACCCGGAAGATCCGGAGGTCGCCGCCGCCGTCGCCGAGATCAAGGAACTCGGCGGGCTCCCGGCGGACGCGTCCACTGTGGACGTCGTGCGGGTGCTGCACGGCTGGATGGACGCGGATCGGAAGATCGCGCCGCTGAAGACGTTGCAGGGCCTCATCTGGCAGCGCGGGTACGCCGAGGGCGACCTCACGACGGAGTTCTTCGGCGACGTCGCCCCGGCGCTGCGGTCGTGGCACGAGTCCGGGCTGCGGCTAGCGGTGTTCTCGTCCGGTTCGGTCGCGGGGCAGATCGCGTCGTTCTCGCGGACCACCGACGGCGACGTCACCGGCTTGTTCGAGCGGCATTTCGACACCGTCAACGCCGGGCCGAAACGCGAGGCGCCGTCGTACCGCGCGATCGCCTCCGCGCTGGAGGCCGAACCGGGTGACATCGTGTTCTTCTCCGACGTCCCGGCCGAACTCGACGGGGCTGCCGCCGACGGCTGGCAGACCGTCGGGCTCGCCCGCGAGGGTGAACCGTTCGGCGACGCGGATTTCGGGACACACCGGACGATCCGGACGTTCGACGAGATCAAGGTCGTCCCTCGATGA
- a CDS encoding chitinase C-terminal domain-containing protein, with protein MPRRTRKLLPLLASLITLAGLMIVVITPSTSSAAGHEDCRPDGLYRTPGVDTPYCTVYDTNGRESLGEGHSRRVIGYFTSWRTGKNGAPAYLANNIPWTKVTHLNYAFAHVDAQNKVSVGAPGPNNESIGMEWPGVPGAEMDPSLPYKGHFNLLNKYKKQYPNVKTLVSIGGWAETGGFLNPDGTRNASGGFYKMTQSQASIDTFADSVVKFLRDYGFNGADIDYEYATSANYAGNPDDYWIAQSNRGTLWAGYENLMRTLRQKIDQAGAADGKHYLLTAAVPASGWLLRGQEVYGVTQYLDYANMMSYDLHGAWNQFAGPNAALYDNGKDAELAHWQVYTTPQYDGQGYLNTDWAYHYFRGAMQAGRINIGVGFYTRGWQGVSGGTNGLWGTAPLPDQKQCPPGTGSQVGSTVPCGNGAIGIDNLWHDMSLTGAEVPAGANPMWHAKNLENEITPDYLEKYGLDPKNNPKDRLSGSYNRFYDNTMVTPWLWNNDKKVFLSTEDEESLATKAKYVADKGIGGIMIWELAGDYAFDSAKGQYFMGDTLITKINDGLRGAAPYGNAKSPRPAPSSVLNAHINLTGFALGDANYPITPRMRITNNSTTTIPGGTKIEFDYGTSAPGSMSDQSGFGLTVTSKGHSGPNVGGMKGDFQHVAVTVPSWQTIAPGATIEIRLNYYMPIASPSNFTFTFGGTTYAIASDNPRGGGTPPTTTTTPTTGTTTTTTSPTTTTRTTTTTPTTTTSVPSDAWKPGVDYATGARVTYNGTAYVCRQGHRSLAGWEPPNVPALWAPA; from the coding sequence GTGCCAAGGAGAACCAGGAAACTACTCCCCCTGCTGGCGTCGCTCATCACGCTGGCCGGACTCATGATCGTCGTCATCACCCCGTCCACGTCGAGCGCGGCAGGCCACGAGGACTGTCGTCCCGACGGGCTGTACCGGACACCCGGCGTCGACACCCCCTACTGCACCGTCTACGACACGAACGGCCGGGAATCCCTGGGAGAAGGGCATTCCCGCCGCGTGATCGGCTACTTCACCAGCTGGCGCACCGGAAAGAACGGCGCGCCCGCGTATCTGGCGAACAACATCCCGTGGACCAAGGTCACCCACCTCAACTACGCGTTCGCGCATGTCGACGCGCAGAACAAGGTGTCGGTCGGCGCCCCGGGCCCGAACAACGAGTCCATCGGCATGGAATGGCCGGGCGTACCCGGCGCCGAGATGGATCCCTCGTTGCCCTACAAGGGACATTTCAATCTGCTGAACAAGTACAAGAAGCAGTACCCGAACGTGAAGACGCTCGTTTCGATCGGCGGCTGGGCCGAGACCGGCGGCTTCCTGAACCCGGACGGCACGCGTAACGCGTCGGGCGGGTTCTACAAGATGACGCAAAGCCAGGCCAGCATCGACACCTTCGCGGATTCCGTCGTGAAGTTCTTGCGCGACTACGGATTCAACGGCGCGGACATCGACTACGAGTACGCGACGTCGGCGAACTACGCCGGCAACCCGGACGACTACTGGATCGCGCAGTCCAACCGGGGCACCCTCTGGGCGGGCTACGAGAACCTGATGCGCACGTTGCGTCAGAAGATCGACCAGGCCGGCGCCGCCGACGGCAAGCACTACCTGCTGACCGCGGCCGTCCCCGCGTCCGGCTGGCTGCTGCGCGGCCAGGAGGTCTACGGCGTCACGCAGTATCTCGACTACGCCAACATGATGAGCTACGACCTGCACGGCGCGTGGAACCAGTTCGCCGGGCCGAACGCCGCGCTCTACGACAACGGCAAGGACGCGGAACTCGCGCACTGGCAGGTGTACACGACCCCGCAGTACGACGGGCAGGGTTATCTCAACACCGACTGGGCGTATCACTACTTCCGCGGTGCCATGCAGGCAGGCCGGATCAACATCGGCGTCGGGTTCTACACCCGCGGCTGGCAAGGCGTTTCCGGCGGGACGAACGGTTTGTGGGGTACCGCTCCACTACCGGACCAGAAGCAGTGTCCACCGGGAACCGGATCCCAGGTCGGCTCGACGGTGCCGTGCGGCAACGGCGCGATCGGCATCGACAACCTCTGGCACGACATGAGCCTGACTGGCGCCGAGGTGCCGGCGGGCGCGAACCCCATGTGGCACGCGAAGAACCTCGAGAACGAGATCACCCCGGACTACCTGGAGAAGTACGGGCTGGACCCGAAGAACAACCCGAAGGACCGGCTCTCCGGCTCCTACAACAGGTTCTACGACAACACGATGGTGACGCCGTGGCTGTGGAACAACGACAAGAAGGTGTTCCTGTCCACTGAGGACGAAGAGTCGCTCGCCACGAAGGCCAAGTACGTGGCCGACAAGGGTATCGGCGGCATCATGATCTGGGAGCTGGCGGGCGACTACGCCTTCGACAGCGCCAAGGGTCAGTACTTCATGGGCGACACGCTGATCACCAAGATCAACGACGGCCTGCGCGGCGCCGCCCCGTACGGCAACGCCAAGTCGCCGCGTCCCGCGCCCTCGTCGGTGCTGAACGCGCACATCAACCTGACCGGATTCGCACTGGGCGACGCGAACTACCCGATCACCCCGCGGATGCGCATCACCAACAATTCGACCACCACCATCCCCGGTGGGACGAAGATCGAGTTCGACTACGGCACGAGCGCGCCCGGCAGCATGTCCGACCAGTCCGGCTTCGGCCTGACGGTCACGAGCAAGGGCCACAGCGGGCCCAACGTCGGCGGAATGAAGGGAGACTTCCAGCACGTCGCGGTGACCGTGCCCAGCTGGCAGACCATCGCCCCGGGCGCCACGATCGAGATCCGGCTGAACTACTACATGCCGATCGCGTCGCCGTCGAACTTCACCTTCACCTTCGGCGGGACGACGTACGCGATCGCGTCGGACAACCCACGTGGCGGTGGCACCCCGCCGACGACCACGACCACACCGACGACGGGAACCACGACCACGACCACCAGTCCGACGACCACGACCCGGACGACCACCACCACGCCGACGACGACCACCTCGGTGCCGTCGGACGCCTGGAAGCCCGGTGTCGACTACGCCACCGGCGCCAGGGTGACCTACAACGGCACGGCGTACGTGTGCCGGCAGGGCCACCGGTCGCTGGCCGGCTGGGAGCCGCCGAACGTGCCCGCCCTCTGGGCACCGGCCTGA